A single Lactuca sativa cultivar Salinas chromosome 8, Lsat_Salinas_v11, whole genome shotgun sequence DNA region contains:
- the LOC111889342 gene encoding glucan endo-1,3-beta-glucosidase 11 has protein sequence MALLYILPLLLHLICPITTVSSVGINYGTLGNNLPSPKTVAQLLQSTLIDKVKIYDSNPQILQAFSNSGIDLIVAVENNHVANISSTKSAAQDWFSARIAPFIPATSIVAIAVGNEYLATDDDSLDPNNLIQAMQNLHEVLLSRGLDRKIKITTPHSMAVLATSFPPSASTFATTLMPTMTSIVTFLADTGSPFMVNAYPYFAYRDNPTTVPLEYALLGNSTGVHDPSGYVYTNMLDAQIDAIRSAIASLGFGNRSIHITVSESGWPSKGEPDETAASPDNAKTYNTRLITKAQSNKGTPMKPNDKIDIFVFALFNENKKEGGASERNFGLFNGDGSKVYDVDLSCEFCSGTKMEFGFGPGSKMVQRGPSVWCVAKPHADERVVQGVLDFCCGAGGVDCREVYENGGCFMPNKVHAHASYAMNAYYQMHGRNYWNCDFKGSGLVTFSDPSYGTCRYSQQ, from the exons ATGGCCCTACTCTATATCCTTCCTCTCCTCCTCCACCTCATCTGCCCAATTACCACCGTCTCCTCCGTCGGGATAAACTATGGCACACTGGGAAACAACCTTCCTTCACCAAAAACAGTAGCCCAACTCCTCCAATCCACTCTCATTGACAAGGTCAAGATCTACGACTCCAACCCTCAAATCCTCCAAGCCTTCTCCAACTCCGGTATAGACCTCATAGTCGCCGTCGAGAACAACCATGTTGCTAACATAAGCTCCACCAAGTCCGCCGCCCAGGACTGGTTCTCAGCCCGTATCGCCCCTTTCATCCCCGCCACCTCCATTGTCGCCATTGCTGTCGGCAACGAATACTTAGCCACAGATGACGACAGCCTTGACCCTAATAACCTTATCCAAGCTATGCAAAACCTACACGAAGTCTTGTTATCCCGTGGACTTGACCGGAAAATCAAGATCACCACCCCACATAGCATGGCGGTGTTAGCCACCTCATTTCCACCGTCTGCCTCCACCTTTGCCACCACACTCATGCCAACAATGACCTCCATTGTTACTTTCCTAGCCGACACCGGCTCACCGTTCATGGTCAATGCGTACCCTTACTTCGCGTACCGGGACAACCCTACCACAGTCCCACTAGAATACGCGCTACTCGGGAACTCCACCGGGGTCCACGACCCTAGCGGATATGTCTACACAAACATGTTAGACGCACAGATCGACGCGATCAGATCAGCGATCGCGTCGCTTGGATTCGGAAACAGATCGATTCATATCACTGTTTCCGAATCCGGATGGCCGTCAAAAGGCGAGCCTGACGAAACAGCAGCTTCGCCGGACAATGCGAAAACCTACAACACTAGGTTAATCACCAAGGCGCAATCCAACAAAGGAACTCCAATGAAACCTAACGACAAAATAGACATATTTGTGTTTGCTTTATTTAATGAAAACAAGAAAGAAGGGGGAGCAAGTGAGAGAAACTTTGGACTCTTCAATGGGGATGGTTCGAAGGTTTATGATGTGGACTTGAGTTGTGAGTTTTGTAGTGGAACCAAAATGGAGTTTGGGTTCGGACCAGGGTCGAAGATGGTTCAAAGGGGTCCATCGGTTTGGTGTGTGGCTAAGCCACATGCCGATGAGAGGGTGGTTCAGGGTGTTTTGGACTTTTGTTGTGGGGCAGGTGGTGTGGATTGTAGGGAGGTTTATGAAAATGGGGGGTGTTTTATGCCGAATAAGGTTCATGCACATGCATCGTATGCAATGAATGCGTATTATCAAATGCATGGAAGAAATTATTGGAATTGCGATTTTAAAGGAAGTGGTCTAGTCACCTTCAGTGACCCAA gttaTGGAACATGCAGATACTCCCAACAGTAG